The Candidatus Bathyarchaeota archaeon genome includes a region encoding these proteins:
- a CDS encoding type II secretion system F family protein, whose protein sequence is MKITFDAYMGLTAFATLLATVLGFVISLAVLAARGPIVPALIFSIIAAMMAALISFGACYAYPILQISSKVRKIEANLPMTANFMSVLASSGMPPERIFRSLANVGDEFGVGDEVRRAVADTEIMGLDLNDALRRASVRSASRKFGAMLDGIVATSHMGGDLASYLRDEADKFKKARTTAMKSFLDSLAGMAEMYVSFMIALPLVLVVMLSVMSFLGGSISLFGGLDPSAVMILMTFVVTPAGVMIMLLLVDSLTPPR, encoded by the coding sequence GTGAAAATCACTTTTGACGCCTACATGGGCTTAACCGCGTTTGCCACGTTACTCGCCACGGTTTTGGGGTTTGTGATTTCACTGGCAGTATTAGCGGCAAGAGGCCCCATAGTTCCCGCATTAATCTTCTCCATAATCGCAGCCATGATGGCGGCACTCATCTCTTTCGGCGCCTGCTATGCTTACCCGATTCTGCAGATATCCTCCAAAGTCAGAAAAATCGAGGCCAACCTCCCCATGACCGCCAACTTTATGTCCGTCTTAGCCAGCTCAGGCATGCCCCCAGAACGCATATTCCGCTCCTTAGCCAACGTCGGAGACGAATTCGGCGTGGGCGACGAAGTACGCCGCGCAGTAGCCGACACCGAAATCATGGGCTTAGACTTAAACGATGCCTTGAGGCGGGCCTCGGTGCGGTCTGCTTCCCGCAAGTTCGGCGCGATGCTGGACGGTATCGTGGCGACTTCGCACATGGGCGGCGACTTGGCTTCGTATCTGCGTGACGAGGCGGATAAATTCAAGAAAGCCCGCACAACCGCCATGAAAAGTTTCCTTGATAGTTTAGCGGGTATGGCAGAGATGTATGTTAGCTTCATGATTGCACTGCCACTGGTGCTCGTAGTTATGCTCTCAGTTATGTCGTTTTTGGGGGGTAGCATCTCATTGTTCGGCGGCTTAGACCCCTCTGCCGTTATGATACTGATGACCTTCGTTGTTACCCCCGCGGGCGTAATGATTATGCTCCTGCTGGTCGATTCACTGACTCCACCGAGGTAG
- a CDS encoding GNAT family N-acetyltransferase: MRLAVTAISDPKQLDALRDSLDDFMEKCCENPFYLSCFLQRQMNHPAFANNSTPMVLISKVDEVIVGVLPLLLTKKAGVQSAEFLFKFYFSPDFVFNSKHRSASLSAFLDYIFNKLGCRLVTFDLPADSQNLEILTRICDFYSVPVSIKNDTCFEHAVLEVSSSWDEFQKSKSSNFRHRFKSIEKKLSKAGQWSVSCFEDDADESAVLCRIMKVEEACWKQNWRQNNNMHLDADLLNVWGGSNTAIKTCSGFKRYVWFLELNGQPIAYSLVIQYKGTAYIAKTSFNNSYRHLYPGIYVVNSAIRGIFNSGSAQTIDFMTNLPFLEIWTHTRLVRVRLFLSKGFVLNLFRSVTQNTALRKSMARLVPSRLLFLIVL; this comes from the coding sequence ATGCGGTTAGCTGTCACGGCTATCTCTGACCCTAAACAGCTTGATGCTTTAAGGGACAGTTTGGATGATTTTATGGAGAAGTGCTGTGAAAACCCGTTTTATTTGTCCTGTTTTCTCCAGCGGCAAATGAATCACCCTGCATTTGCCAATAATTCTACTCCGATGGTTTTGATTTCAAAGGTTGACGAGGTAATTGTTGGTGTTTTGCCACTGTTGCTTACTAAAAAAGCCGGTGTGCAATCTGCCGAGTTTCTTTTTAAATTCTATTTTTCTCCAGATTTCGTTTTCAACTCTAAACATCGCTCTGCTTCTTTGTCAGCTTTTCTTGATTACATATTCAATAAGTTGGGCTGCCGCCTTGTAACTTTTGACCTTCCCGCGGATTCACAGAACTTGGAAATTTTAACCCGAATATGTGACTTTTATTCGGTTCCTGTAAGTATAAAGAATGATACTTGCTTTGAGCATGCAGTACTTGAAGTTAGTTCCTCGTGGGATGAATTTCAAAAATCTAAAAGTTCCAATTTTAGACATAGGTTCAAAAGCATAGAAAAAAAGCTCTCCAAAGCCGGTCAGTGGAGTGTTTCTTGTTTTGAGGATGATGCTGATGAGTCAGCTGTGCTTTGCAGAATAATGAAAGTTGAGGAAGCCTGCTGGAAGCAAAATTGGCGACAAAACAATAATATGCACTTAGATGCGGATTTGTTGAACGTTTGGGGCGGTTCTAATACTGCAATCAAAACCTGTTCTGGTTTTAAGCGTTATGTCTGGTTTCTTGAATTAAATGGGCAACCTATAGCCTATAGTTTGGTTATTCAGTACAAGGGAACCGCCTACATCGCCAAGACTTCTTTCAATAATTCGTATAGACATTTGTACCCTGGGATTTATGTGGTCAATTCGGCGATCCGTGGCATATTCAATTCTGGTTCCGCGCAAACGATTGATTTTATGACTAATTTGCCTTTCTTAGAGATTTGGACTCATACCCGTTTGGTGCGAGTTAGACTTTTTTTATCAAAAGGGTTTGTGTTGAACTTGTTTAGGTCTGTTACACAGAATACCGCTCTAAGGAAGTCGATGGCTCGTTTGGTGCCTTCGCGTCTGCTCTTTTTGATTGTTTTATAA
- a CDS encoding PIN domain-containing protein: protein MNKAVYDTRFFMELYYSSDSEVIKKIKQEQNRKERFISAAVIYEVYKLAIVREGREIAKIKVTEIRNSFQIIPVSDQIAEFAAQLSHKYQLSMGDSIIAATAALLDAVCFSDDVHFGKIREIKTAWI from the coding sequence ATGAATAAAGCAGTTTATGATACCCGTTTTTTTATGGAGTTATACTATTCAAGCGATAGTGAAGTAATAAAAAAGATTAAGCAGGAGCAAAATCGGAAAGAGCGATTCATTTCAGCAGCTGTTATTTATGAAGTTTACAAGTTGGCGATAGTTAGGGAAGGACGGGAAATAGCGAAAATAAAAGTCACTGAAATACGAAACAGTTTTCAAATAATCCCCGTTAGTGACCAAATTGCAGAGTTTGCCGCCCAACTAAGCCATAAATACCAACTCTCAATGGGTGACAGTATAATTGCGGCGACAGCAGCCCTGTTAGATGCTGTTTGTTTCTCCGACGATGTGCACTTTGGGAAAATCAGAGAAATCAAAACCGCATGGATATAA
- a CDS encoding DUF1616 domain-containing protein has protein sequence MNLKNYRIVFIVVILLAALFVASPAIQKVLVYPPAQSASFSELWLLGPEKKAENYTSSISRNENYTVYLGVANQLGSCAYYRVDVKLCNATQQPPSSFNRTASTQPSLYSMNLIVPDKGILEMPLSFSFNYTFDEMLYQINFVDLTLNGLPLNLEGYTVAWTPQSAFSVDLIFELWIYNSATNVFDYHERYVGLHLNIGE, from the coding sequence ATGAACCTTAAGAATTATAGAATTGTTTTTATCGTCGTTATTCTGTTAGCGGCGTTGTTTGTTGCTTCACCAGCGATACAAAAGGTCTTGGTTTACCCGCCTGCACAGTCTGCTTCTTTTAGTGAACTTTGGCTTTTGGGTCCAGAGAAAAAAGCAGAAAATTATACTTCTTCTATTTCTCGTAATGAAAATTATACGGTTTATTTAGGGGTCGCCAACCAATTGGGATCCTGCGCTTATTATCGTGTTGACGTAAAGTTATGTAACGCCACTCAGCAGCCCCCGAGCAGTTTTAATCGTACCGCAAGCACTCAGCCGTCTCTTTACAGCATGAACCTTATTGTTCCAGACAAAGGAATCTTAGAGATGCCTCTTTCTTTTTCATTTAACTATACTTTCGATGAGATGTTATATCAGATAAATTTTGTTGATTTGACTCTAAATGGTTTGCCTCTGAATCTCGAGGGGTATACCGTTGCTTGGACTCCACAAAGCGCTTTCTCAGTTGATCTTATCTTTGAACTCTGGATATACAATAGTGCAACCAACGTTTTCGATTATCACGAACGATATGTAGGTTTACACCTAAATATTGGCGAGTAG
- a CDS encoding type II toxin-antitoxin system VapC family toxin, which yields MKRYLLDASSFMLLMKTADPQTTLTYLEASCILDLTFYEVGNAIFKETYITNFLTKQESETLKNRMQKIFSATQKLSPTPDQFQQILDISESEKLTFYDASYLFAAKENGLILVTEDKQLKNKAQKHIQTTNAVTLNATKPKEE from the coding sequence ATGAAGCGCTACCTCCTAGATGCCAGCTCCTTTATGCTTTTAATGAAAACAGCAGACCCACAAACAACACTGACTTATCTAGAAGCATCCTGCATACTTGACTTAACATTTTACGAAGTTGGAAACGCAATCTTCAAAGAAACCTACATAACCAACTTTTTAACAAAACAAGAATCAGAAACCCTAAAAAACAGAATGCAAAAAATATTCTCAGCAACCCAAAAACTATCCCCAACACCAGACCAATTCCAACAGATACTCGACATTTCAGAAAGCGAAAAACTCACCTTCTACGATGCAAGCTACCTTTTTGCAGCAAAAGAAAACGGACTAATTTTAGTCACAGAAGACAAACAATTAAAAAATAAAGCCCAAAAACACATCCAAACAACAAATGCGGTAACCCTAAACGCTACAAAACCAAAAGAAGAATAA
- a CDS encoding SDR family NAD(P)-dependent oxidoreductase has product MRKRVLVTGGAGFIGSHLVPELLKRGYAVVALDNLCSGNMENLGGVLDSPDFTFILGDIRDSEVLKKAFRGVSGVVHLAALIDVVASVTDPTSTNDVNVAGTLNVLQEAANCKVDRFVFASSTAVYGDAKALPITEETMLDPLSPYAASKAAGEAYCRAFMHSYGLSTVILRFFNVYGPRNEKSPYSGVITKFLRQAIKGATLNIFGDGEQTRDFIHVSDIVEALILALETQKASGETFNVCTGIQTSINDLAEAICNVTGRTLKLIHVPARAGEIRFSLGDLSKAEEQLHFKPKVTLQKGLELLLKAEKSE; this is encoded by the coding sequence ATGCGGAAACGTGTTCTGGTTACGGGCGGAGCTGGCTTCATAGGTTCCCATTTGGTTCCTGAACTTCTAAAAAGGGGCTACGCCGTTGTTGCGCTGGATAATCTCTGTTCGGGCAATATGGAGAATCTTGGAGGTGTCTTGGATAGCCCTGATTTCACGTTTATTTTAGGAGATATTCGTGATTCTGAGGTACTCAAAAAAGCCTTTAGGGGCGTTAGCGGTGTTGTTCATTTAGCTGCACTGATAGATGTAGTTGCTTCGGTAACTGACCCAACCTCAACAAACGACGTTAACGTTGCTGGAACTTTAAATGTGTTGCAAGAGGCAGCTAACTGTAAGGTTGATCGGTTTGTTTTTGCTTCTTCTACAGCGGTTTATGGCGACGCTAAAGCTTTGCCAATTACTGAAGAGACAATGCTTGATCCGCTTTCACCTTATGCTGCGTCAAAAGCTGCTGGAGAAGCGTATTGCCGAGCTTTTATGCACAGCTATGGGTTGAGCACTGTGATTCTTCGCTTTTTTAATGTTTATGGTCCAAGGAACGAGAAAAGCCCCTACAGCGGAGTAATCACGAAGTTTTTGCGTCAAGCGATCAAGGGTGCGACGTTAAATATATTTGGCGATGGAGAACAAACACGGGATTTTATCCATGTCAGCGATATTGTAGAAGCCCTAATTTTAGCGCTTGAAACCCAAAAAGCAAGCGGGGAAACCTTCAATGTGTGCACCGGTATCCAGACAAGTATTAATGACCTTGCTGAAGCTATCTGCAATGTTACAGGGCGCACTTTAAAACTAATTCACGTGCCTGCGCGAGCTGGAGAAATCCGGTTTAGTCTCGGTGACCTTTCAAAAGCTGAGGAACAATTGCATTTTAAGCCTAAAGTGACTCTTCAAAAAGGGTTGGAATTGTTACTTAAAGCAGAAAAGAGCGAATAA
- a CDS encoding RAD55 family ATPase → MIPVKTGIAGFDEFLLGGLPPKIILLSGAPGSGNEVFARQVLFYRVKTCPVTYFTVNATAESVREDMAAYGWNLTPTEESGAWRFESLKDTKTSDLSEAILTEMRQSRAVAIDSVSELLLSHNIQDIVNLLTSMTHQNRKSQTFQLLLLTEGMQTPQEETTINHFAEGAINFALNWNSDSTSRQLIIRKMAGTIIPTRRLTYTLGRRGFIIETATRIS, encoded by the coding sequence ATGATACCTGTGAAGACTGGCATCGCGGGCTTCGACGAATTCCTACTTGGAGGCCTACCACCCAAAATCATACTCCTCTCAGGCGCGCCAGGCTCAGGCAACGAAGTCTTCGCACGACAAGTCCTGTTCTACCGCGTAAAAACCTGCCCAGTCACCTACTTCACAGTCAACGCCACAGCCGAAAGCGTCCGAGAAGACATGGCAGCATACGGCTGGAACCTCACACCCACAGAAGAAAGCGGCGCATGGCGCTTCGAGAGCCTCAAAGACACCAAAACAAGCGACCTATCAGAAGCCATCTTAACCGAAATGCGGCAATCAAGAGCAGTAGCCATAGACTCAGTCTCAGAACTGCTACTCAGCCACAACATACAAGACATCGTCAACCTATTGACCTCTATGACCCATCAAAACCGCAAAAGCCAAACCTTCCAACTCCTGCTCCTAACCGAAGGCATGCAAACCCCACAGGAAGAAACCACCATCAACCACTTCGCCGAAGGCGCCATAAACTTCGCCTTAAACTGGAACTCAGACTCGACGAGTAGGCAGTTGATTATCCGCAAGATGGCAGGAACGATTATCCCCACACGCAGGTTAACCTATACGTTGGGCAGAAGAGGATTCATCATAGAAACAGCCACAAGAATATCCTAA
- a CDS encoding AbrB/MazE/SpoVT family DNA-binding domain-containing protein — MEIEFEVAEKEVVVTKKGQTTIPVSLRKKYKIQEGTKLAVLDTEDGILLKPKKSIWDSVGAYSQYGSPEEMKKLLDKLREEDE, encoded by the coding sequence TTGGAAATTGAATTCGAAGTAGCAGAAAAAGAGGTTGTAGTGACAAAGAAGGGTCAAACAACCATTCCCGTGAGCCTGCGCAAGAAGTACAAAATCCAAGAGGGAACAAAACTTGCGGTGCTCGATACAGAGGACGGCATTTTGCTTAAGCCTAAAAAGTCAATTTGGGACAGCGTAGGCGCATACTCGCAGTATGGGTCTCCCGAGGAAATGAAGAAACTACTCGATAAACTCAGGGAAGAAGATGAATAA
- a CDS encoding DUF2283 domain-containing protein, which yields MKIEYDRKADILYIKLKDAKINDTRMLSEDVYADIDKDQNFVGIEIWKASTNAIQPLSKDISQEVQATIQKCA from the coding sequence ATGAAGATAGAATACGACCGCAAAGCCGACATACTATACATCAAACTCAAAGACGCCAAAATCAACGACACCCGCATGCTAAGCGAAGATGTCTACGCCGATATAGATAAAGACCAAAACTTTGTAGGCATAGAAATCTGGAAAGCATCCACAAACGCCATACAACCCCTATCCAAAGACATATCCCAAGAAGTACAAGCAACCATACAAAAATGCGCCTAA
- a CDS encoding type II/IV secretion system ATPase subunit, producing the protein MKADKEGFKKVFSRKKPAETLQQPVTIPPIVVEEKKSKPRLSLRKKPKTEAPAPVAAAEEAEPQSAEPSNIKVLESYPLIEPFAYAKLVKDLDRGTIQYIVEEPTLTSSDKVHLKRLKDILNQVITMKPADLKSKETATRYLVAKSKEIFEDYDFKIDKATQDKLLYCIVRDNLGFGKIDALMHDQLIEDLSCDGVNVPLFVWHRKSESIPTNVKFETAEELDSFALRLAYMCGAHVSIAQPLLDASLPDGSRINLTFGSEVTRKGSTFTIRKFKIDPFTVTDLVTFNTISAEMAAFFWYAVENRVSILVAGGIAAGKTTLLNCLSMFIKPDLKVVSIEDTPEINLPHENWIPATTRSHFGVATDSADVTLFDLLKASLRQRPDYIIVGEIRGAEAYTLFQAVSTGHLGMSTVHAESVESAVYRLESAPMNIPRTLIAGIDLILVQKRIEIKGKPARKTVAASEIVGLDPRSGEILTNEVYRWNSGSETFDYTGRSYILEKIAEKTGLSIEQAEQELKNRTKIIKWMTKKGIRNYKDVSNIIRSYLENPARVLSEASKDE; encoded by the coding sequence TTGAAAGCAGACAAAGAGGGCTTCAAGAAAGTGTTTTCGCGCAAAAAACCAGCCGAAACTCTACAACAACCAGTAACCATACCACCCATCGTTGTGGAAGAAAAAAAGAGTAAACCCCGCCTTTCTCTGCGTAAAAAACCCAAAACCGAAGCCCCCGCACCCGTAGCTGCCGCTGAAGAAGCGGAGCCCCAATCGGCTGAACCCTCTAACATCAAAGTCCTCGAATCTTACCCGCTCATTGAGCCGTTTGCTTATGCCAAATTGGTTAAAGACCTTGACCGAGGAACCATCCAGTACATAGTCGAGGAACCCACCCTGACCAGCAGCGACAAAGTTCACCTCAAGCGGCTCAAAGATATCCTTAACCAAGTCATAACCATGAAGCCCGCGGACTTAAAATCTAAAGAAACCGCGACAAGGTACTTGGTTGCCAAGAGTAAAGAAATCTTTGAAGATTACGACTTTAAAATCGACAAAGCTACCCAAGATAAACTCCTCTACTGCATTGTGCGGGACAATTTGGGTTTTGGCAAAATCGACGCTTTAATGCATGATCAACTCATCGAAGACCTCTCATGCGACGGCGTCAACGTCCCCTTGTTTGTTTGGCACCGCAAATCTGAATCCATCCCCACAAACGTCAAATTCGAAACTGCAGAAGAACTTGACTCTTTTGCGCTCCGATTGGCTTACATGTGCGGCGCCCACGTTTCCATCGCGCAGCCGTTGCTTGATGCGAGTTTACCTGACGGAAGCAGAATTAACCTGACTTTTGGCAGCGAAGTCACCCGCAAAGGCTCCACTTTCACCATACGCAAATTCAAAATTGACCCCTTCACAGTCACCGACTTGGTTACTTTTAACACGATTTCGGCGGAGATGGCAGCGTTCTTCTGGTACGCAGTCGAAAACCGAGTTTCGATTCTCGTGGCTGGAGGCATCGCAGCGGGCAAAACCACCTTGCTAAACTGCCTCAGCATGTTCATCAAACCCGACCTAAAAGTCGTCTCCATCGAAGACACCCCTGAAATCAATTTGCCCCATGAGAACTGGATTCCTGCAACCACCAGAAGCCACTTTGGCGTCGCCACAGATTCAGCCGACGTAACCCTCTTTGATTTGCTAAAGGCTTCGTTGCGGCAGAGACCTGACTACATCATCGTGGGCGAAATCAGGGGCGCAGAAGCCTACACGCTGTTCCAAGCGGTCAGCACAGGCCACCTCGGCATGTCCACCGTGCACGCAGAATCAGTCGAATCCGCAGTTTACCGCCTAGAATCCGCACCCATGAACATCCCAAGAACACTCATCGCGGGAATAGACCTCATTTTGGTGCAGAAACGCATCGAAATTAAGGGCAAACCCGCCAGAAAAACCGTTGCCGCCTCAGAAATCGTCGGCTTAGATCCCCGTTCAGGCGAAATCTTAACCAACGAGGTTTACCGCTGGAATTCTGGCAGCGAAACCTTCGATTACACTGGCAGAAGCTACATCCTCGAAAAAATCGCAGAGAAAACAGGCTTAAGCATCGAGCAAGCTGAGCAGGAACTGAAGAACCGCACCAAAATCATAAAATGGATGACTAAAAAAGGCATACGAAACTACAAAGACGTCTCAAACATCATCCGCTCCTACCTAGAGAACCCTGCCCGCGTACTCTCGGAGGCTTCAAAAGACGAATAA
- a CDS encoding type IV pilin N-terminal domain-containing protein — MKRLLKSKSGVSPVIATVLMILVTMVGMTLLFGFVTYYADTYQSGIGSQVRELLVVEDIWINPPGSDLNHVPVKISIYNAGKIDSIITSVYVNGLSLTEKSPDDDSYNNFNLNIKVPQGGHISVTLYRNVGVWSPGEYTFTVGTKTGSTFDTNYRIP; from the coding sequence ATGAAGCGACTACTAAAATCCAAAAGTGGGGTTTCACCCGTCATCGCAACGGTACTGATGATTCTGGTTACGATGGTTGGGATGACGCTGCTGTTCGGTTTTGTCACGTACTACGCAGATACCTACCAATCGGGCATAGGCAGCCAAGTCAGAGAATTGCTAGTCGTAGAAGACATATGGATAAACCCCCCAGGTTCAGATTTAAACCATGTCCCTGTCAAGATATCCATCTATAACGCTGGCAAAATAGATTCAATTATCACATCGGTTTATGTGAATGGCTTGTCTTTGACAGAAAAATCTCCAGATGATGATTCCTATAACAACTTTAATTTAAACATAAAAGTACCCCAAGGAGGTCACATAAGCGTTACACTCTACAGAAATGTAGGGGTTTGGTCTCCAGGTGAATACACTTTCACAGTTGGAACTAAAACGGGTTCAACCTTCGACACAAACTATAGAATACCATAG
- a CDS encoding DUF87 domain-containing protein: MDHTSVRVREHFGLISNDSHIEQFTFLVSPPKSRVGVQKGDYVIVDHPLLGDQTQILAVIKDISSYEEIAGSTINERKGKMLAIAHVLGCIDLSAEAKPLRRVLVPPTPGSRVYIPLKGFLQDILNRNQKGQPFKAPIEIGTYEGAALEEASSGPVKAFIDAEDFTGQHSLISADAGAGKTVTAKKLIRATQAAAATRIVIFDPYGEYGDVVQVNLDVGAVEGLQKELGKPRVVGVSAVKLSLTEKQAAYSEALVRLLKLRLEDKIGPTLVVVEEAENLVGFELAEALSKGRKVGLALCMITSSPSALGSEILSQVATQLAGKTSQNVDLEVLPEAAAGLSAGEWVLSGVNLSRALKVNVA, translated from the coding sequence TTGGACCACACTTCCGTCCGCGTCAGAGAACATTTTGGACTCATCTCAAACGACAGCCACATCGAACAATTCACGTTTCTAGTCAGTCCCCCTAAGAGCCGCGTGGGCGTGCAGAAGGGCGACTACGTAATCGTCGACCACCCCTTGCTGGGCGACCAAACCCAGATTTTGGCAGTCATCAAAGACATCTCCAGCTACGAAGAGATCGCGGGCTCCACCATAAACGAACGCAAAGGCAAGATGCTGGCCATCGCGCACGTTTTGGGCTGCATCGACCTATCCGCTGAAGCCAAGCCTTTGCGGAGGGTGTTGGTGCCGCCGACGCCGGGCAGCCGCGTCTACATCCCGCTTAAGGGCTTCTTGCAGGATATTTTGAACCGTAACCAGAAAGGGCAACCCTTCAAAGCGCCCATCGAAATCGGCACCTACGAAGGCGCAGCCTTAGAGGAAGCCAGCAGCGGACCCGTCAAAGCATTCATAGACGCCGAGGACTTCACCGGCCAACACAGCCTCATCTCCGCGGATGCAGGCGCAGGCAAAACCGTCACAGCCAAAAAACTCATCCGCGCCACCCAAGCCGCCGCAGCCACACGCATCGTCATCTTCGACCCATACGGCGAGTATGGGGATGTGGTGCAGGTGAATCTGGATGTTGGGGCTGTGGAGGGGTTGCAGAAAGAGTTGGGTAAGCCGCGTGTGGTCGGGGTTTCTGCGGTAAAGTTGTCGCTTACTGAGAAGCAGGCAGCCTATTCGGAAGCTTTAGTGAGGCTTTTGAAGTTGCGCTTAGAAGACAAAATTGGCCCCACGCTTGTCGTGGTGGAGGAGGCGGAGAACCTCGTTGGGTTTGAGCTCGCCGAGGCACTCTCGAAAGGACGCAAAGTCGGCTTAGCGCTCTGCATGATCACATCGTCACCGTCCGCGTTGGGCAGCGAAATCCTCAGCCAAGTCGCCACGCAACTCGCAGGCAAAACCAGTCAGAATGTGGATTTGGAGGTGCTTCCGGAGGCGGCGGCGGGGTTGTCGGCGGGGGAGTGGGTGCTTAGTGGAGTTAACTTGTCGCGCGCCTTGAAAGTGAATGTTGCGTAG
- a CDS encoding type II toxin-antitoxin system CcdA family antitoxin: MTEIVTVRVKKTLKEKTRKYKIDISKTVRAALEAEIKKHEQEELSQALSDIKIILQKIPDEEIAKAIRESRDQR, translated from the coding sequence ATGACAGAAATCGTTACCGTCAGAGTCAAAAAAACCCTCAAAGAAAAAACACGAAAATACAAAATAGACATAAGCAAAACCGTCAGGGCAGCTCTTGAAGCAGAAATCAAAAAACACGAACAAGAAGAACTATCACAAGCCCTCAGCGACATAAAAATTATCTTGCAAAAAATTCCTGACGAAGAAATCGCGAAAGCCATAAGGGAATCAAGAGACCAAAGATGA
- a CDS encoding type II secretion system F family protein, producing the protein MGKVTVQTKQRVLAASLIAVMILVVSVAAISMRALATYINEIFFVSCLIVLVPSAILDFKHQRWISAIEDQMPLLVRGVAESQETGMTLVRAFEKVVDNNMVSGPLAKEVKQMVVQMSWGTSFEDALTNFKNNINSPIVNRFCVLVLEASHSGGTIKKVFTATSGFMEEMKEIDRDTSAQMKPYIIVIYAAFAVFLVTAILLVSSFFAPLEGSKDVLSSLTSGGGTSNFKEFFYQNMMVSALTGGLMAGKIGERRVAGGLKHSILLLVAGYAIFLAAIPPSWM; encoded by the coding sequence ATGGGAAAAGTAACCGTACAAACAAAGCAACGCGTGCTCGCAGCATCATTGATCGCCGTCATGATACTGGTGGTTTCAGTCGCAGCCATATCCATGCGGGCCCTGGCAACCTACATAAACGAAATCTTCTTTGTCAGCTGCCTCATCGTCTTGGTGCCCTCTGCCATTCTGGACTTTAAACATCAAAGATGGATATCAGCCATCGAAGACCAAATGCCCCTGCTCGTTAGGGGTGTGGCTGAGTCGCAGGAGACAGGCATGACCTTGGTGCGTGCGTTTGAGAAAGTGGTGGATAACAACATGGTCAGCGGACCACTGGCTAAGGAGGTTAAGCAGATGGTTGTGCAGATGTCTTGGGGCACCTCCTTTGAAGACGCCTTAACAAACTTCAAGAATAACATAAACTCGCCGATAGTCAACCGATTCTGCGTCCTCGTCTTGGAGGCGAGCCACTCAGGCGGCACCATCAAAAAAGTTTTCACCGCCACCTCCGGTTTCATGGAGGAAATGAAGGAAATCGACCGCGACACCAGCGCCCAGATGAAGCCCTACATCATCGTCATCTACGCAGCGTTCGCCGTGTTCTTGGTTACTGCGATTTTGCTGGTCAGCAGCTTCTTTGCCCCCTTGGAGGGCTCAAAAGATGTGCTTAGCAGTTTAACCAGCGGCGGCGGCACGAGCAACTTCAAAGAATTCTTCTACCAGAACATGATGGTTTCGGCGTTGACTGGCGGTTTGATGGCTGGCAAAATCGGGGAACGCCGAGTGGCAGGCGGCTTGAAACACAGCATCTTGTTGCTGGTTGCGGGGTACGCGATTTTCTTGGCTGCTATACCGCCAAGTTGGATGTGA
- a CDS encoding DUF4258 domain-containing protein, with amino-acid sequence MKFTSHGKYRAKERGITEKAIMQAILEPTSVFYDLSSAAYVAFKKLDGATAPGCLRIRRR; translated from the coding sequence ATGAAGTTTACCTCTCATGGAAAATACCGTGCCAAAGAACGAGGCATAACCGAAAAAGCCATCATGCAAGCAATCCTCGAACCCACCAGCGTCTTCTATGATCTCTCATCTGCAGCCTACGTTGCCTTCAAAAAACTCGACGGGGCAACAGCGCCTGGTTGTTTACGCATCCGAAGGCGATAG